The following are from one region of the Aquirufa lenticrescens genome:
- a CDS encoding Brp/Blh family beta-carotene 15,15'-dioxygenase yields MKNYIGAVITSLYVAAYFLIGPWSSSIDLYINGFLLLAIGIPHGAGDHLIAAKIAQRENLTFHLRPFIVYYLGIMLAYAVLWFVSPLLSFIIFIAISVFHFGDMEDTQPVESTKTWINLVKTVCLGSGILSFILIGHWSEAFEIISSMQVKVPPNLPEFSLFISLLFLILGFQKKNFHPFFNTFFALVIGFFLPLIPAFICYFSCCHAITSFEGMRKHLKMEILELYKKLVPFSAGALLLGMVYMKLVANDLEVYPIFIFLSLLTLPHFLLMHKLIKHPN; encoded by the coding sequence ATGAAAAACTACATAGGCGCCGTTATTACCTCGCTTTATGTAGCGGCATATTTCCTGATAGGACCATGGTCTAGCTCCATTGATTTATATATAAACGGCTTTTTACTGCTTGCCATCGGGATTCCACATGGAGCAGGCGACCACTTAATCGCGGCAAAAATCGCCCAACGAGAAAATCTCACTTTTCATTTACGACCATTTATCGTGTATTACCTAGGTATAATGCTGGCCTATGCGGTGCTTTGGTTCGTTAGCCCTCTCCTTTCCTTTATTATTTTTATAGCTATTAGTGTGTTCCACTTTGGTGATATGGAAGATACGCAACCGGTGGAATCCACAAAAACGTGGATCAATCTGGTAAAGACCGTTTGCCTTGGTTCTGGAATTTTGTCTTTCATCCTGATTGGCCATTGGTCAGAGGCTTTTGAAATCATCTCATCGATGCAAGTTAAAGTGCCACCAAACTTGCCTGAGTTTTCCTTATTTATTAGCCTTTTGTTTTTGATTTTAGGTTTCCAAAAGAAAAACTTTCACCCTTTTTTCAATACTTTTTTTGCTTTAGTTATCGGTTTTTTTCTGCCGCTAATTCCCGCCTTTATCTGTTATTTTTCTTGTTGCCATGCCATCACCAGTTTTGAAGGCATGCGAAAGCACTTGAAAATGGAAATATTGGAATTGTACAAAAAACTTGTTCCATTCTCTGCAGGCGCCCTTTTACTTGGAATGGTTTATATGAAATTGGTAGCCAATGACTTAGAAGTGTACCCCATTTTCATCTTTCTTTCTTTACTGACGCTACCACATTTTTTGCTTATGCATAAATTAATAAAACACCCAAATTGA
- a CDS encoding lycopene cyclase family protein — MPTLVYDIAIIGAGASGLQLLYELTQANPEQKILLLDSGDRSAKSWCFWENKDASCFPFLIEKSWDSMLFKTSKGESITSEINPLAYHYISSSKFFTYFFKDFIPANTNITHLNTWVSDLQELPTGVKISCKNGDSFFAKKVADSRPAKSTEPDLIFQHFSGKFIEFEKPILDDTCMTLMDFSLPASTDQMAVFHYILPFSKTIALIETTVFTRLDYDKETYERIWQEYMSLTYANQKYTLLSNENGTIPMGKPVRKKDSAIFSIGAAGGKMKSSTGYAFTRMHQDAIHRAQNRTLVSPKRFHFYDTMLLKIMQKEMNKIPEVMDRLFDRVSTPLILRFLDNKTTLSEEVGLLSQLDIPLFIKHLLR; from the coding sequence ATGCCAACACTTGTATACGATATTGCGATTATAGGTGCTGGAGCGTCAGGATTGCAGCTTTTGTATGAATTGACACAGGCGAATCCTGAACAAAAAATCTTACTCCTTGATTCAGGAGATCGATCGGCAAAGAGTTGGTGTTTTTGGGAAAATAAAGACGCATCTTGTTTCCCCTTTTTAATCGAAAAATCGTGGGATTCAATGCTCTTTAAAACCTCTAAAGGGGAAAGCATCACATCAGAAATTAACCCACTTGCCTACCATTACATTTCTTCAAGTAAATTTTTCACCTACTTTTTCAAGGATTTCATACCAGCGAATACAAACATTACACACCTAAACACGTGGGTTTCTGATTTGCAAGAACTACCTACGGGCGTGAAAATTAGCTGTAAAAACGGAGATTCATTTTTTGCAAAAAAAGTAGCAGACTCCAGACCAGCAAAATCAACAGAGCCGGACCTAATCTTCCAACATTTCAGCGGCAAATTCATCGAGTTTGAAAAGCCTATCCTAGATGATACTTGTATGACCTTAATGGATTTCAGTTTACCAGCATCCACTGACCAAATGGCTGTATTCCATTATATTTTACCTTTTAGCAAAACCATAGCATTAATTGAAACGACCGTCTTTACGCGTTTAGATTATGACAAGGAGACTTATGAACGGATTTGGCAGGAATATATGTCTCTTACTTATGCAAATCAAAAATACACCCTTCTTTCCAATGAAAACGGTACAATCCCCATGGGAAAGCCTGTTAGAAAAAAGGATAGCGCCATTTTTTCTATAGGTGCGGCTGGCGGAAAAATGAAGTCATCGACCGGATATGCCTTTACGAGAATGCACCAAGATGCCATTCATCGTGCACAAAATCGCACATTAGTATCTCCGAAAAGATTTCATTTCTATGATACAATGCTGTTGAAAATCATGCAAAAGGAAATGAACAAAATTCCTGAGGTAATGGATCGCTTATTTGATCGGGTTTCCACTCCATTAATACTTCGATTTTTAGACAACAAAACAACGTTAAGTGAAGAGGTAGGCCTGTTATCTCAATTAGACATCCCTCTGTTTATTAAACATTTGCTGAGATGA
- a CDS encoding endo-1,4-beta-xylanase — protein sequence MKLIVLLLSLSTLVNAQNLLKDVITFPLGASVNPRLLVENEAYRNIASNEFTSMTAENHMKMMLIHPAADRFDFSKGDEIVAFAAKTGKRMHGHTLVWHNQVPQWMKDFQGDQKAWEELLKNHIQTVATHYKGQVSGWDVVNESFLDDGSLRPSLWADHIPDYIAKSFQWAHEADPNAILFYNDYGQDGHPKKMQAILDLVADLKKRKIPIHGLGLQMHINVDSKHTEIARVIEQSAQTGLAIHFSELDIAVNPKNNPEYIYEASAQNELFTFIFKAYRAIPAKQKYGITFWNVSDKDTWLRGYFKRPKEYPLLFDDNYAKKSGYISLINSLKTPN from the coding sequence ATGAAACTAATTGTCTTACTCTTAAGCCTTTCGACTTTAGTAAATGCACAAAATTTATTAAAGGATGTCATTACCTTTCCTTTAGGTGCCTCTGTAAATCCCAGATTATTGGTAGAAAACGAAGCCTATAGAAATATCGCCAGCAACGAATTCACGAGCATGACCGCGGAAAATCACATGAAAATGATGCTGATTCATCCAGCAGCGGATCGCTTTGATTTTTCCAAAGGCGATGAAATTGTGGCTTTCGCAGCGAAGACGGGCAAGAGAATGCATGGGCATACCTTGGTTTGGCATAATCAAGTTCCGCAGTGGATGAAGGATTTTCAGGGCGACCAAAAAGCCTGGGAAGAGCTTTTAAAAAACCATATTCAGACGGTCGCTACGCATTATAAAGGCCAGGTTTCCGGTTGGGATGTCGTAAATGAATCCTTCTTAGATGATGGTAGTTTGCGGCCGTCACTTTGGGCAGATCATATCCCAGATTATATCGCCAAAAGCTTCCAATGGGCACATGAGGCAGATCCCAATGCCATTCTATTTTACAATGATTACGGCCAGGATGGCCACCCTAAAAAGATGCAAGCCATTCTTGATCTGGTGGCTGACCTAAAAAAGCGTAAAATTCCCATTCACGGATTAGGCTTGCAGATGCATATTAATGTGGATTCGAAACACACTGAAATCGCAAGGGTAATTGAGCAATCCGCTCAGACAGGGTTAGCGATTCATTTTTCGGAGTTAGACATCGCTGTTAATCCGAAGAATAATCCGGAGTATATCTATGAAGCAAGTGCTCAGAATGAATTATTCACTTTCATTTTCAAGGCCTATCGTGCCATTCCGGCTAAGCAAAAATATGGCATAACCTTTTGGAATGTTTCAGACAAGGACACTTGGCTCCGAGGCTACTTCAAAAGACCGAAAGAATACCCCCTACTGTTTGACGATAATTATGCCAAAAAATCCGGCTACATCAGCCTTATAAATTCTTTAAAAACGCCAAACTAA
- a CDS encoding sugar phosphate isomerase/epimerase family protein has translation MKKLMLFVFLLLSQLIIAQIPFSKSLQDTPGVVSFTFRNEFSKDVPGTLDFIKEMGIRNIEFSNLFGKTAAEMRALLDARGMVCTSYGVYYDALSNKTEEVIQNAKTLGAEFVRVGMIPHKGEFTIQQAAVAVKDFNRVGQKLKENGIEFSYHNHGYDFTPYQNETMYDYLIQQTNPAYVSFELDILWVHQFGQDPLAYLKKYPNRFRLMHVKDLKKGIPVGLDVKTSSENDVPLGTGQIAVQKILKQARKSAIKYYYLEDENSNSRAQVPLSLAFLKNL, from the coding sequence ATGAAAAAGTTAATGCTATTCGTGTTTCTGCTATTATCGCAGTTAATTATAGCTCAAATCCCTTTCAGCAAATCCCTACAAGACACCCCCGGCGTAGTTTCCTTTACGTTCAGAAATGAGTTCAGCAAAGATGTTCCGGGTACTTTGGACTTCATTAAAGAGATGGGGATTCGGAATATTGAGTTTTCAAATCTGTTCGGTAAAACGGCGGCTGAAATGAGGGCATTATTGGATGCGCGTGGGATGGTTTGTACCAGTTATGGCGTTTATTATGATGCTTTGTCCAATAAAACGGAAGAGGTAATTCAAAATGCGAAAACTCTAGGTGCTGAATTTGTACGAGTAGGCATGATTCCGCACAAAGGAGAATTTACCATTCAGCAGGCAGCCGTTGCGGTGAAGGATTTCAATAGGGTAGGCCAAAAACTAAAGGAAAATGGAATTGAATTCAGTTACCACAACCACGGCTATGATTTCACTCCCTATCAAAATGAAACAATGTATGACTATTTGATCCAACAGACGAACCCCGCCTATGTTTCTTTCGAACTAGACATCCTTTGGGTACATCAATTTGGACAAGATCCGCTGGCTTATCTAAAGAAATACCCGAATCGTTTCAGGTTAATGCACGTGAAAGATTTAAAGAAAGGGATTCCAGTGGGCCTCGACGTGAAGACTTCCTCAGAAAATGATGTGCCATTAGGAACGGGCCAAATTGCCGTTCAGAAAATCCTGAAACAAGCTCGCAAATCAGCTATCAAGTATTATTATTTAGAAGACGAAAATTCGAATTCCCGCGCACAGGTTCCACTTAGTTTGGCGTTTTTAAAGAATTTATAA